The Chitinophagaceae bacterium genome window below encodes:
- a CDS encoding cytochrome ubiquinol oxidase subunit I, with translation MDVETLSRIQFAFTISFHYIYPPLSIGLGVMLVFMEGMYVKTGLKIYETMTRFWIKIFALIFGIGVATGIVMEFEFGTNWATYSRYVGDIFGSALAAEGIFAFALESGFLGLLLFGWNRVSTKVHFFSTIMVALGSMFSAIWIVVANSWQQTPAGFHIVGEGIKARAEVTDFWAMVFNPSSVDRLSHVLVAAFLAGSFLVLSVHAYYLYRNRHVEISKKAFKMALIVATVSGLLQLVTGHHSANGVAVNQPAKLAAFEGHYDSLKAGDMYLFGKVNQEKQTVSGLKIPGGLSFLLHNDFTTPVKGLNAFPVNDRPKHVNAIFQVYHIMVAIGMIIIGLTLFAVFLWWRGKLFSYKWLLLVFSFSVLLPQLGNQVGWFSAEMGRQPWVVYGLLRTSDALSKSVKAEQVLFSLILFAFIYSVLFVLFIYLLNKKIQHGFDEIADEDIPDYSKRNNPILK, from the coding sequence ATGGATGTTGAAACACTCAGCCGGATTCAGTTTGCTTTTACTATCAGCTTTCATTATATCTATCCGCCGTTAAGTATTGGTCTTGGAGTGATGCTGGTTTTTATGGAAGGCATGTATGTAAAAACAGGGTTGAAGATTTATGAAACCATGACCCGCTTTTGGATCAAAATCTTTGCACTCATCTTTGGTATTGGTGTTGCCACCGGTATTGTTATGGAATTTGAATTTGGCACGAACTGGGCAACTTACTCAAGATATGTGGGTGATATCTTCGGCAGTGCATTGGCAGCCGAAGGCATTTTTGCATTTGCTTTAGAAAGTGGGTTTCTTGGATTGCTGTTATTTGGATGGAACAGGGTTTCAACCAAAGTTCATTTCTTTTCTACTATAATGGTGGCACTGGGTTCGATGTTTTCTGCCATCTGGATTGTAGTTGCCAACTCCTGGCAGCAAACACCTGCCGGTTTTCATATTGTGGGCGAAGGAATAAAAGCAAGAGCAGAGGTAACTGATTTTTGGGCTATGGTATTTAATCCATCTTCTGTTGACAGGTTATCGCATGTATTAGTTGCAGCATTTTTAGCAGGTTCTTTTTTAGTGCTCAGTGTGCATGCGTATTATTTATACAGGAACAGGCATGTAGAAATTTCAAAGAAAGCATTTAAGATGGCGCTCATTGTTGCAACAGTTTCAGGTTTACTGCAGTTGGTAACCGGACATCATTCTGCCAATGGAGTTGCTGTTAATCAGCCCGCAAAGCTGGCAGCGTTTGAAGGACATTATGATAGCCTGAAGGCTGGAGATATGTACCTGTTTGGAAAAGTGAACCAGGAAAAACAAACAGTAAGCGGATTAAAAATTCCCGGCGGACTTTCTTTCTTACTGCATAATGATTTTACAACTCCTGTAAAAGGATTAAATGCCTTTCCTGTTAATGACCGGCCTAAACACGTCAATGCTATTTTCCAGGTATATCATATTATGGTTGCCATTGGAATGATCATTATCGGCTTAACATTGTTTGCTGTGTTTCTCTGGTGGCGTGGTAAACTGTTCAGCTATAAATGGCTGTTGCTTGTTTTCTCTTTTTCAGTTTTATTGCCACAGCTGGGAAACCAGGTTGGTTGGTTCTCTGCCGAAATGGGCAGGCAACCATGGGTGGTGTACGGTTTATTAAGAACAAGTGATGCTTTATCAAAATCAGTAAAAGCAGAACAGGTATTATTTTCATTGATTTTATTTGCGTTCATTTATTCTGTGCTCTTTGTATTATTTATTTACCTGTTGAATAAAAAAATACAGCATGGGTTTGATGAAATAGCTGATGAAGATATACCTGACTATTCCAAACGTAATAACCCCATACTGAAATAA
- the cydB gene encoding cytochrome d ubiquinol oxidase subunit II, which yields MQTFLSIDYPIWWFLVVGAVFTGYAILDGFDLGAGALHLFFRKEESRRIALNAIGPVWDGNEVWLVIGGGALFAGFPEVYATIFSAFYIPFMLFLTVLILRAIAIEFRSKEKMLWWRKTWDITYSAASILISLLLGIVLGNVMQGIPINKDFEYEGGFFNLLNPYALITGVTVLALFMMHGATYLIMKTEKRLHTKLIILAKNTSRFFVISYVTLTMATLIYLPQTADKFRANPYLFIVPVLTILTIINTRRLLEKGVYFKAFLSSALTSALLLITVTINLFPNIVLSTIDPAFNITIYNGSSSQKSLGIMLTIAAIGVPLVAAYTTFVFWTFRGKVKMDDSSY from the coding sequence ATGCAAACATTTTTAAGTATCGATTATCCAATCTGGTGGTTTTTAGTAGTGGGAGCTGTGTTTACCGGCTATGCTATTTTAGATGGCTTTGATTTAGGCGCAGGTGCATTGCATTTGTTTTTCAGGAAAGAAGAAAGCAGGCGTATTGCCTTAAATGCAATTGGTCCTGTTTGGGATGGCAATGAAGTGTGGCTGGTGATTGGAGGTGGTGCTTTGTTCGCAGGATTTCCTGAAGTGTATGCAACGATCTTCTCTGCCTTCTATATTCCATTCATGTTATTTTTAACGGTACTGATACTGAGAGCGATTGCCATTGAATTCAGGAGTAAGGAGAAAATGTTATGGTGGAGAAAGACATGGGATATCACTTACTCTGCAGCAAGTATATTGATTTCATTGCTGCTGGGTATTGTGCTGGGAAATGTAATGCAGGGTATTCCTATTAATAAAGACTTTGAGTATGAAGGAGGTTTTTTTAATTTATTAAATCCGTATGCATTGATTACAGGTGTTACAGTACTGGCTTTGTTTATGATGCATGGAGCCACTTATCTCATTATGAAAACAGAGAAAAGGCTGCACACCAAACTGATCATACTGGCAAAGAACACCAGCCGCTTCTTTGTAATTTCTTATGTAACATTAACGATGGCAACCTTAATTTACCTGCCGCAAACAGCAGATAAGTTCAGGGCCAATCCTTATTTATTTATTGTACCGGTTCTTACCATCTTAACCATTATTAATACAAGAAGGCTTTTAGAAAAAGGTGTTTACTTTAAAGCCTTTCTGTCATCTGCATTAACATCAGCGTTGTTATTAATCACAGTTACCATCAACCTGTTTCCCAACATTGTACTTTCAACTATTGACCCTGCTTTCAATATCACCATTTATAACGGGTCATCCTCACAAAAATCATTAGGCATCATGTTAACCATTGCAGCTATAGGTGTGCCACTGGTAGCAGCATATACGACATTTGTATTCTGGACATTCAGAGGGAAGGTAAAAATGGATGACAGCAGTTATTAA
- a CDS encoding TlpA family protein disulfide reductase, producing MDRTKLIRIVKAQWLNVLLIAFVLLMFFNPDAKAWMLQRLFSVGLFKAEIKKDTAKNESSNSSFLFTNAEGRTMSTADLKGKVVLVNFWASWCAPCRAEMPSLEALYKKLGKDNRYVFLFINEDDDRAKAITYLEKDKLTIPLYTHSGNIPDAIYSGTLPTTIILDKEGKIVFKHEGVANYNTASFLKQLQALL from the coding sequence ATGGACCGCACTAAACTTATCCGTATCGTAAAAGCCCAATGGCTGAATGTTCTGCTCATTGCATTTGTATTGCTGATGTTCTTCAATCCCGATGCAAAAGCATGGATGCTGCAGCGTTTGTTTTCTGTTGGGTTATTTAAAGCAGAAATCAAAAAGGATACTGCAAAGAATGAAAGCTCTAACAGTTCATTTCTTTTTACCAATGCCGAAGGAAGAACAATGTCAACTGCCGATTTAAAAGGGAAAGTTGTTCTTGTAAATTTCTGGGCATCCTGGTGTGCCCCATGCCGTGCTGAAATGCCTTCGCTGGAAGCACTGTATAAAAAACTGGGTAAGGATAACCGTTATGTATTTCTGTTTATCAATGAAGATGATGACCGGGCAAAAGCCATTACCTATCTTGAAAAAGACAAACTGACTATTCCTTTGTATACACATTCAGGAAATATACCTGATGCTATATACAGTGGTACGCTGCCCACTACAATTATACTTGATAAAGAAGGGAAAATTGTATTTAAACATGAAGGTGTGGCCAATTACAATACGGCCTCTTTTCTGAAACAATTACAGGCGCTTCTGTAA